DNA from Timaviella obliquedivisa GSE-PSE-MK23-08B:
AAAGCCCAACAAGTTTGTCAGTCACTATCCTTAGACGGAAAGATTGCGAGACTTGTAAGTTATAGGGTGTGTCATGGCAAAGTCTAACGCACTATCTAGTAGAACCTCATGCAAGTACGCATCCTATGAAATGAAAAATTAAAAAACTCTGGCGTTGCTGAATTATAGGATGAAAATCTGGTTCTCCTGCCCTTCTGGGGAAGTAGGGTGGTTGGGTTTGGGTCTATCGTGCCTCAACTGGCTTAGCCAAACGTCAGTAATGCCCAGGATAATTCAGCTACCGATCGCCCCATTCCCTTAGCGCGATTGCCACTCCATTCTGCAATGCCGAACTTGATGCCTCATCCGCCATCCCTGCTAACCGCTGATAGGCTGCCTGGGGCTCAAGCTGCTTGAGTGCTGCGATCGCATGAAATCGTACGCTGGCATCTGCATCGGCTAAGAGTTGAATGAGTGACTCCATCGCTTCAATCCGCCCTAATTGACCGAGGCTAAAGGCGATCGCTTGCTTCTCCCGAACGTCGGGTTGAGATTCTAAAAGCTGAAGCAAAATTTCAGCCGCCTGCCCTTTTGCTGGCAAATGTTCCACCCGCCCCAGCACCGCGATCGCTTCTTGTTTCCCGGTCGGCGTAGCGGTTTGAAGATAGGTCTGTAAACCGCTCAAATCGGTACCGACTCTAGCGATTGCTCGAATAACTTCTACAGTTAGACCTGGACGGGAAACCTGTAAAGCCGGATTGAGAAGAGCCTGATTAAGAACCGCCACAGCCGCGGGCGTGCCCACGCGACCCAGGGCGATCGCGGTTTGCTGTGCTACCTCGCCATCCACATCTTGCAAAAGAGGCTGGAGCCAATGGAGCCAATCTACTGGATGACATTCAGCCTGAAACCCTAGCCCCACAACCGCTGCTCGGCGAACCGCCGCTGTCCGATCTTGCAAAGCCGCTCTTAGCACGGGCGGAATTTCAGGCGCATGATGGAAATGCCCTAAAGCTTCAATAGCAACTGCTCGAACATCAGCATCCTCAATCTCTTGAAGCAGATACGGAATGACCTGAGGATGGTGAATTTGAGCTAGGGCTTGCATCACTAAAAGCTGCGTTGGCTCATGGTCTAGCAGAGCCGCTAAAGGGGCGATCGCTATTTCTCCGAAACTCGACAGCACCCCAGCCGCCCTGCTCGCAACGTCAGCATGACTCGCTTTAATTAGCGCTACCAAGGTCGGAATAATCTTAGGGTTTTGCAGGTTTCCTAAAATGCGAACGATGAACCATTGCAATTCCCAATCATCGGTCTGGAGGAGGGGCAGGAGCGGGGCGATCGCTTCGTCTCCACAAGCAGAAATAATTTTAACCGCATCCCAGCGATCGTGAAAATCGCCCCCCTTCAGCAGGTCTATTGCTGCCTCCAGACCTGGCTGGTTGAGTCGGTGGGAAGCAGGCAGAGAGTGCATAGCTAAGTCTTGAGCATTCATAAAAATGTTTTTTAGGACTGATGAGGCGAGGGCGTGAAGCAACTTCATAACGCTATCGTGACAGGGAAATCGGGCGATCGTCCATCCACTTCTCTATAAATATGCAGTCTTTGCATGTTCAAATTGTAATAAACTCATAGCTCGAAGATTTTTGTAGCTGAAGTCACCGATTTTATAGAACAAAGTTAATACCCTAAAAAAGTAAGTAACAGGGAACTTTGTTCTGAGTTGTTTTGAAGCATTTAGCGATCGGTTCAAACTATTAGTTTCTGAAAGTTTGTGTATTCTTCAGGGTTCGATTAATACTAAAAGCTGGAGTCACCTATAGTAAAAAACCAATTGCTAAATGCTTTTTATTGCTCCTGCTTCTTCCCTTCTTCACAAATATAAATACCCAAATCCCCAACCCTTGATGAGAATATAGGGTGAACTTATTTTGGGAACTGGAAATTGTCTAAACTTACTCGCGCTGGCGATCGCCCCTCACAGCGCCCGCTGCTTCGCCTCATTCAGTATGGACGGGCTTACCGTCAGCAAATAGGGTTAGCGATTCTTTGCTCGGTGCTCAACAAATTTTTTGACCTAGCACCGCCTGTTCTCATTGGCGTTGCGGTCGACGTTGTGGTTAAAAAGCAGGACTCGTTAATTGCTCGGTGGGGCATTGTGGATATTCAACAGCAGTTTTTATTGCTGGCAGTTTTAACGTTTATTGTTTGGAGTCTGGAGTCTGCTTTTGAATATGCCTATGCTCGTCTTTGGCGCGATCTAGCACAAAAGATTCAGCATGATTTGCGAATTGATGCTTACAGTCATTTGCAAGAACTAGAACTAGAATACTTCGAGTCGCGCAGTACGGGCGGGTTGATGGCAATCCTCAACGATGATGTCAATCAGCTAGAACGCTTTTTAGACTTTGGTGCGAACGAAGTTTTACAAGTTTTAACTACGGTGTTAGTCATTGGCACAGGATTCTTTCTTGTCGCTCCTAGCGTGGCATGGATGGCGATATTACCGATGCCGTTCATCCTCTGGGGATCATTGGCGTTTCAAAATTTACTAGCTCCTCGCTATGCTGAAGTCCGCGAGCGAGTCAGTTTTTTAAGCAGTCGGCTTTCCAATAATTTCAGCGGCATTGTCACCATTAAAAGCTTTGTGACCGAAGATTATGAAGTACAGCGTCTCACCCGCGAAAGCGAAGCCTACCGAAAAAGCAACCACCAAGCGATCGTCCTTAGTGCCGCCTTTGTACCGCTAATTCGCATCATCATTTTTCTGGGCTTTACCGCCCTTTTAGTCTATGGCGGATTGGAAGCAGTTGCTGGCAGGATGGCAATAGGAACATATAGCACGTTAATGTTTATGATTCAGCGTTTGCTGTGGCCGCTAACGCGACTAGGCGAAACGCTAGATCAGTATCAACGGGCAATGGCTTCAACCAATCGGGTCATGGGTTTGCTAGATACACCGATCGCCATGAATTCGGGAGCAAGATTTTTAGGCGAAGCAACAGCGATACAGGGAGATATCGTGTTGCAGGATGTGTCGTTTGCCTACCGCGATCGCCTTCCCGTGATTGAACGTCTGTCTCTACACATTCCAGCCGGAAAAACGATCGCCATTGTCGGTTCTACAGGTTCAGGAAAAAGCACATTGGTTAAACTGCTGCTGCGATTTTATGAAGTTCAGTCAGGCACTATTTTTATTGACAACATTGCCCTCCCAGAGTTGCAGATTCGAGATTTGCGACGGGCGATCGGATTAGTCAGTCAGGACGTATTTTTATTCCACGGAACGGTGCTAGAAAATATTACCTATGGCAGCCCTAGCGCCACTTTAGCAGAAGCGATCGCTGCCGCCAAAATTGCAGAAGCGGAAGAGTTTATTAATGGATTACCCCAAGGCTACGACACGATTGTAGGAGAGCGAGGGCAAAAACTTTCAGGAGGGCAACGACAACGCTTAGCGATCGCCCGCGCCATCTTAAAAAATCCACCGATTTTAATTTTAGATGAAGCCACTTCGGCAGTCGATAATGAAACCGAAGCCGCAATTCAGCGATCGCTAGAAAAAATCACGAAGAACCGTACCACAATTGCGATCGCCCATCGGCTTTCTACCATTCGCAATGCCGATCGTATTTATGTCATGGAACAGGGAAGATTAGTGGAACAAGGACGACATGAAGAATTGCTGGAAAAACAGGGCATCTACGCAAATTTGTGGCGAGTGCAAATGGGAGAGGTAAAGCCGTAGAAGATTTAGGCTATGTAGTCATCATGGTTATCGGCTAAATCTGGAAAATCGGATTTAATAGTACCAAAGAGGGCGATAAGAGGATCGTTTTCGAGTGGGTCTGTTGGTTGGATTGTTGTCTGTGGCATTAGCTTGGAGGTTGCAAGAAGACTCTGAATTAATTGCTGTGAAACTCGAAAGTTTGTTTGTTGCAAACGATCGATCGCAGTATACAAATCGATCAGTCCCAACTCAGCAGCTTCAGTTAAAATCCCAAGTATTCCAATCACCTCCAATCCTCTCTGTTGAGCAAATCGTTTGCCTAGCCGTTCATCCATGATGAGGAAATCGGCGTTGATCTGTTGTGCTAGGGCGATCGCAGCTTGCTCTCCTAAATCAAGACGACTCAGGGTGTCATCAGATGGAATTGCTACATTCTCTACGCTGAGCCAAGTTGGAGAATTGGCAATCCATTGTTGTAGTTCAAGTGGTGCATTGGCAGATTGCATTTCATGACGCACTTCATTAGGAATAATGATTTAACCATATAACTGCGGCAGCAAATCAATCTGGTCGATCAGAAGTAAGTAACGGATGGGAGAAGTATCAGAGACGATAATCATTCGGGCAGGGGGCTGTCCATTCTCAATCGGTGCAAGGTTTCAAGATCAGCTTGCAGGTCGTCGGGGTCATAGTGCAGGTCTGCTCCTGCCTGTTTCAGAAAGGCATCAATATCCCAGCGGGAAGGCAAGTTAAGAATGCGCCCGACTTCTGCATGAGTCAACAGTTCATCCCGGTAAGCTTCAACCACAAGAGATTCTAGCGCTCGTTGGGGTAAGTTATTGACGGTTTGAGCGAGTCGTTGGGCAATATCGTCAGGAAGTTCGATCGTGATTTGCATTAGCCTTACCTCGATAAAAATCTATTCTGCATTTTCCATCACCCCTTCTAGGAAAGCGATCGCCCCTTTTCCCCAAGGGCTGGACTCAGCAAAGTGTTCGCCCACTTTGACAACCGCTGTTTTACCACCGTTCAGCAAGCGCTTATAGCTCATCAGGTTTTTCCAGCGCCAAGGCTGCTTTTGCTTGATTTCTTGAAACTCGGCTTCGATGATGATGGATTGCTCCTCTGGTCGAGCCTTGGGGTATTTAGCTTGTAGATCTTGAATCACTTGTTGGAGTTCGGTGATTGCTTCTTTGTCTTCTGAAGAGATCGCAGAGTTATTTTCGATATAGGTATCAACTTGCTCAAAGATTTGTACTTTTTGGGCGTTTGGAAAGTTGTATTTAGAAACTTCTGACATTTTTTGAACCCCTTGGGCGATCGCGTTTAGTTTATCGTGAATCAAATCCTCCGCATTCTGCGCTGTGGATTTTGCGGTTTGAGCAGCTTGAAAGATTTC
Protein-coding regions in this window:
- a CDS encoding ABC transporter ATP-binding protein/permease translates to MSKLTRAGDRPSQRPLLRLIQYGRAYRQQIGLAILCSVLNKFFDLAPPVLIGVAVDVVVKKQDSLIARWGIVDIQQQFLLLAVLTFIVWSLESAFEYAYARLWRDLAQKIQHDLRIDAYSHLQELELEYFESRSTGGLMAILNDDVNQLERFLDFGANEVLQVLTTVLVIGTGFFLVAPSVAWMAILPMPFILWGSLAFQNLLAPRYAEVRERVSFLSSRLSNNFSGIVTIKSFVTEDYEVQRLTRESEAYRKSNHQAIVLSAAFVPLIRIIIFLGFTALLVYGGLEAVAGRMAIGTYSTLMFMIQRLLWPLTRLGETLDQYQRAMASTNRVMGLLDTPIAMNSGARFLGEATAIQGDIVLQDVSFAYRDRLPVIERLSLHIPAGKTIAIVGSTGSGKSTLVKLLLRFYEVQSGTIFIDNIALPELQIRDLRRAIGLVSQDVFLFHGTVLENITYGSPSATLAEAIAAAKIAEAEEFINGLPQGYDTIVGERGQKLSGGQRQRLAIARAILKNPPILILDEATSAVDNETEAAIQRSLEKITKNRTTIAIAHRLSTIRNADRIYVMEQGRLVEQGRHEELLEKQGIYANLWRVQMGEVKP
- a CDS encoding HEAT repeat domain-containing protein gives rise to the protein MNAQDLAMHSLPASHRLNQPGLEAAIDLLKGGDFHDRWDAVKIISACGDEAIAPLLPLLQTDDWELQWFIVRILGNLQNPKIIPTLVALIKASHADVASRAAGVLSSFGEIAIAPLAALLDHEPTQLLVMQALAQIHHPQVIPYLLQEIEDADVRAVAIEALGHFHHAPEIPPVLRAALQDRTAAVRRAAVVGLGFQAECHPVDWLHWLQPLLQDVDGEVAQQTAIALGRVGTPAAVAVLNQALLNPALQVSRPGLTVEVIRAIARVGTDLSGLQTYLQTATPTGKQEAIAVLGRVEHLPAKGQAAEILLQLLESQPDVREKQAIAFSLGQLGRIEAMESLIQLLADADASVRFHAIAALKQLEPQAAYQRLAGMADEASSSALQNGVAIALREWGDR
- a CDS encoding UPF0175 family protein → MQITIELPDDIAQRLAQTVNNLPQRALESLVVEAYRDELLTHAEVGRILNLPSRWDIDAFLKQAGADLHYDPDDLQADLETLHRLRMDSPLPE